In Electrophorus electricus isolate fEleEle1 chromosome 10, fEleEle1.pri, whole genome shotgun sequence, the genomic window TAACTAGGTTAAGTTAAGTAAGATTTAGATTGTGGTCctgacattatatatatatatatatatatatatatatatatatatatatataaatttagcTTTGTGAATTAATTACAATGAATTACATTGTATgaattacaattaaataaaatcaaatcgaTTGTCTAAACGGCATGAATTTGAATGAAAAACCTAAGAGCGAGGACCACATCACAGTGTAGTTAGCTAACACGCACAACACCTACAAGAAATAGACACTACAATAGACGTTGTATGATAAACACTATACATTACACTGTACAAtactcacaaaacaaaagacaagaaactggaGACACTGCACAGAGTGTACATAAAAGTGTAGTGATTATAGTGATAAATAATCTAAAGTACATAGACAGCAAGGGTGCGTGTATCAGTGAAATTAGTGTTGATGTCTGAGTTCAGCAGCCTGGTGGAACATATTGTCTTTGAGCTGACTGGCCTGAAACATTATGCTGTAGTACCATCTTCCAGTGgaagcagagagaagaaaaactaTTAACATACAATGTTAGAATCAAATAACATTaagttaattttacatttagattaTTACATTTAGAGATTGCAAACCTATTACTGAAAACACTTTGGTTGATAGTTATAATATTTGCTGTAAAGTATTTCTTCAGCTTTAGTAGAGTTGAAATGTGTAGTTAGAGTCAAGTTCATTTAGACCTGGATTTATTCCACCCCTATTGCCACACGTCACTCAAATAATAAGAAGATATTAGGCTTCTTTGAGGAGAACTAGCAGCTGATGAGAATAGCTGGTTATAGTCAGGGGAGGAGCTGAGAAGCCAGCTGCAACCCATATGAATCGTTCTTTTTTCAGATGAAGTGGATGAAATAGTAAATGGGGAACGTGAAACAGCATTTAAGTCATCTGTAGGGTAAACAAAATATTCTTAATCATTGATACCTAGCGTTTCTTTTCATAATCTGCCATGGTGACCACAAACTTTCCTAATTCTTataaacagtattttaaaagcttttttccaTGTGCTGTTGATGTGAGATCACAGTTCATTAGTCTGGTTCAATTTTTAAAAGGTTCTTGCATACAGAGTAATAAGTAGACTGAAAAAATAATtgtcaaacatttaaaatgagtaaATCTAAACTCAGTAGCATATTTacaacacaattaaaaatattttacatgaatTCATAGGAGAATAAATGAATCAAAGTACAGTTTATTCAAGGTCCAATCAGTGAATATATTGCTTGACGATTTTCACATTCATTATCAGATTTCAAGTGTACCGAAAAAGACATCATTTATATTGCATCAAAGTGGCTTTGTTTAACAGCAAATGAGTTAAAATTGTTTCTCAGTCTTTAATGTTATTCCAAAATAATACAGTATTTTGTAGATGGTTTCTTCCCCTTCTTTAGTTTCTCAGAATTTGGAGCTCATTCAAATTCTCCAAAGGGTCCAAAGGGCAGGTTGATGTGTGTAGAGTATACGGAGGACACACAACCATACAAATTATTGTAATGTTGTGTTAATCTTGTTACTTTTGCTTACTATTCAGGATCTCATAAACAACCAAGACTGTATGAATACACAATAGACAACATTTCCAGAAGTGTCATAGTATGGTTATGGACATTGACAGAGACACACTGATTTACATTATGTCAAGTGATGTAATTAGGGTTTTAATAGTTCTATAGGCTTCTCATTCTTAGATGTTACCCTACTGGCTAAATGCCAGAAGTCCCTCACAACAATGATTGGATGAATAATTGTTATTCCTGCTACATAAAAGTAAGCATAGTCTGTTTTAAATGGTTGAAGTGCTACACTGTAAGCAACATTTTCATATGGAGTCCATTGAATTGTACAATAAGTGCACAAAATGGTTTTTGAATTGTTTTCATGTTCAGAGCCCTTGGGGTACTCTGAATGTGACGGAGGCCCCCTGCTCCCTGACAGATGTGATGAGTGAACAGCTAGCCAAACAACTACATGAGGAGTGCAATTCCTTCTCCAGCTGTCCTGAGTAAGTCTAAGACCTGCTGAACTTTTAttggtttctgtttctctgggtgtAGAATTAGATATATTTATAGTGATGTCAGAAGAGCTTTTCCTTATGCAGAGcctaacatttacataaatctaTCTTTGTATATAGTTTTATGAAAACATCACAATATCCAGGCAAATGTAAACTAGTGCTGTTATGATGGGAAAGTGTAATTCAGAACGATTCTTTCTGATAAATATCCacctgtctttatttttaaacagattgtTTTAGCCTTTGTCCACTTGCAATTTTGGCATGTGTGGATTTTTGTGTTAATGATGGTTTCAGTGTGGACCTAGGCCTGGTTGGCAAACAGCAGGATGTAGATACATCCAGTGACCTGATGCTGGCACAGATGCTTCAGATGGAATTTGATAGGGAGTTTGACACACAGCTGCGTCGGGAAGAAAAGAAATTCAATGGCGACAGCAAAGGTAAATGTCTGCTGAATCTGTGTAATTGCTATTTCTCTATGTTGTGTATTAACACAGATAATAGGAAACAGTAAGCATCTACACAATGGGAggatatttattcatttagtcAAAGACGCATTCAGCCTGTACAGCAGATTTGTTTGAAGTACAGAGTTGACTGTTGTATCCAAAGAGAAAGTTTCCTTTGCATAGCTTTTGACCCCCAGCACAGTATCCAGTGTGGAATACTTTTGTACAAGCATATATACATGCAAGTTCTTATTCTCATTCATACAGTGTCAATTTCCTTTGAAAACTACCGCATGGTTCATCCATTTGAGGATAGTGACAGCTCTGAGGATGAAGTAGACTGGCAAGACACCCGCCATGACCCTTATCGCCCTGGTGAGTGAAGTTTGTAATTGCTGCTATAGCAAATCCTTTTCTGAATAAGactttagtcatttatttatttgtgggcggggggctttttgttttgttttttgcatgtttagcttttcattttaaattgtatgCTAGATGGctagtgtttttaaaatcctatttttaataaagcatagttattttatttctcattgttttaacttcctttcttttttgtctgtgaccattgcttgatttattttaaagttcCCCTGCCTTAGTGGAATGGGAGAAAcaaaactgtttgtgtgttaaacTGTCACAACCCCTAAATAagtgtttttcttccatttccaATCTAGTCCAAATTGCCATACTAAAATGGTTCTACATCTTCTATGCTAGTTTAGAGAGTACAATGATATCAAGTAATCTGGCTTTTGGGAAGCCAAatcctgatgttttttttcgtattttctttgtttaacaGAAAAGCCAACCACTACACCAAAGAAAGGTTTTGCAGGGAAAGGCAAAAACATCACCACCAAACACGACGAGGATGTCTGTGGCCGAAAGAACACTGCACGCATGGACAATGTAACCcatgttctttaactttttaaacattttagcatATTGGGCAAAGTGTATGCAAGACCCATCCTTTAGATATtacattgaaatgttttttgataTTGTTTTTTTGAGCAGTCTTTTTGTTGACTACTTGTTgaattttcttctcttttccttttcacCATCTCCCCTACCCCAATGTCAATGATTCTTTGAAATCCGTGCCACAGTTTGCCCCAGAGGTGCATGTTGGTGATGGAATCAGCATGGATCTGAAGCTGTCAAATCATGTCTACAATGCTCTGAAGCGCCACTGTCAGACAGAGGAGCGACGCAGTGCGCGACTGCATGAAAAGAAGGAACACTCGACAGCTGTAAGTCCACTAAACTAACAGAGAGAGGTTTGCCCTctctaggaaaaaaaaaaaccctacagtGCTGCCATAACACACAACTGTATTTTGTTCTTTACTGTTAAATGATGCCATGGATTATCCTTCTTGGTAGCATCAACAGTTTTGGTGATGAAGCACAAGAAGACACATCAGAACATCTCTCTACCAGCCTTACTTTAAGGTCtgaagtgttagggttaggatgtTATCTAGGAGTGTAAGGGTATTATCTAGCCTGGGAGCCTCAATTTGCCCTAACTGGATggatcaaaataaaaataaagtacagAAAGCAAACAAGCTCCATGTGCTTGCTGTCCCCTACCTAACTAGTAACCAGGCCCTGGCTATGTCGCTAGAGTTGCCcctacccacacagacactattTCTCCTCTAAACtctttctgttgtgtgtgcctTGGTACTTTGGTTTTATTGCTTCACAAGAAGTGCAGACTTTAAGGGTCGTTATCCGCATTTTGATGcacaaatcaaaataaatgcatcaaaatttaaatttatttgaGAAGAGCTTTTTACATCTGTTGTTTACAACAGGTGTTTACAACAGCTTTACAAAAGTCATCTTTACGAGAATGTGGGTCCAGGCCCCTAATGAACAAGAACAAACTCTGTAAGAGCTAAAGGAAGAAACCTCGATAGGAACCAAGACTCCGAAAGAGAACCCACATGGTTGAGATCATATGGGAAACtaacacaaaatgacaaaagtaaCGTTTTCCCAATAAAATAAGAATTGTGAGATTAAGGaataactaattaaaaaaaacaacaatggcTTAGTCTGAAATACTCATTAATAATTGAGAACCAATTATTAATTTTAGTCAGAGTCCACAGAGGGAGATGGTGATGGGCTGTTCACTAAAGTCTCCATGACAACTAGCATTAGTTTAGAATTTACTGAATTTACTGAACCATGGGTCTTAAACGTATTCATTTCATGTCAGAATCGAATAGGTTACGGAGTTCAGGCCTCAACAGACAGACATTAAAATGGCTATTTATTATCAGGACTTTAAAAAGAATTTATACTgtaagcaaaacaaagaaattgcATACCTGTGTGAAGTTGGCAAAGAAACACTTTCTATTGCTGACTGTTCAGTTcttaatgtaattttatatcGTTTGTGATTGATTTAAATTCGTCCTTTTTCAGGAACAAGCTGTGGATTCCAGGACCAGACTGCTGATGTACAAAATGGTGAATGTAGGAACCCTGGAGAATATTAATGGCTGCATCAGCACAGGGAAAGAATCAGTGGTATTTCACGCTGATGGAGGGAGGTGAGTGGTGTCATCCCTGTTCCCTGTcagtttgtatttattattatttatcagcTTCAGCTGTCCTTTAAATTTTGGGAACATTTTATGACAAGTGCACCAATAGAAATGGTCACATATGTCTTAAAATAATATCTTATAGATCTACTGGCAGATTAAGTGGTGCTCAAGAATGTTTTCTAAAATTAAGAGATTTTTAAGATTTCTGTGAAACCGATAAGTATTTTTGTTGAAAATTCATGCAGTACCAGAGGTATGGGAGCTGCTTTGTCCTTTCGAAGAGTCAACTAAGAagcaatttttattttcttttgatcGCAAGTGTTCCGAGGACAATGACCTAGCAACTTTTCTAAGAATTCTGTTACTCCCTCTAGCCTTCAGGAGTTGGTGGTTCCGAAGGAATGTGTGCTCAAAGTCTTCAAGACCACTTTGAATGAATTCAAAAACCGGGACAAATACATCAAGGATGACTATCGCTTTAAAGACCGCTTCAGCAAGCTGAATCCTCGCAAGATCATCCGTCTGTGGGCTGAGAAGGAGATGCACAACCTGGTCAGGTAGGGCTTGAGGACATTATATATCCAGACTGTAGATATTGCTAGTTTCTAAGAGTTTCATTGTCTTGAGAGGAGTTCAAAAGTCTTAGGTTAAGATGTTTAAATAGCATTGTAGTATGTGAAGACTGTACAGCCAATTTTAATGAATCTACATATTACGCTGTTGATAATGCATTATTtgttaaatagttttttttttttcactcactcactcactcactcacacacacacaggatgaagAAGGCTGGGATTCCTTGCCCAGAAGTAGTGATGCTGAAGAAGCACATCCTAGTGATGTCCTTTATTGGTCAGAACCAAGTGCCTGCGCCCAAGCTAAAGGAAGCCGTGCTGAGTTCTGATGACATGAAAAAAGCATACTACCAAGTACTGCAGGTACCTggatctgttttgtgttttaagcTGTGTGCTATATATGGTAGATTTTCTGTTTCCTTGCTATTTCTTGCTATCAAGTGTTCAGTACAAGAATATTAGCCAATGTAACTATAGCTTTTGGTTC contains:
- the riok3 gene encoding serine/threonine-protein kinase RIO3 yields the protein MDQVKEVKSPWGTLNVTEAPCSLTDVMSEQLAKQLHEECNSFSSCPDVDLGLVGKQQDVDTSSDLMLAQMLQMEFDREFDTQLRREEKKFNGDSKVSISFENYRMVHPFEDSDSSEDEVDWQDTRHDPYRPEKPTTTPKKGFAGKGKNITTKHDEDVCGRKNTARMDNFAPEVHVGDGISMDLKLSNHVYNALKRHCQTEERRSARLHEKKEHSTAEQAVDSRTRLLMYKMVNVGTLENINGCISTGKESVVFHADGGSLQELVVPKECVLKVFKTTLNEFKNRDKYIKDDYRFKDRFSKLNPRKIIRLWAEKEMHNLVRMKKAGIPCPEVVMLKKHILVMSFIGQNQVPAPKLKEAVLSSDDMKKAYYQVLQMMKQLFEECNLVHADLSEYNMLWHDGQVWLIDVSQSVEPTHPHGLEFLFRDCRNVSTFFQKAGVAEAMNVYELFNTVSGQQVSSDSEADFLAQIEALEKMNEDHVQKRSKKIFASNCDDGPPLLNNDDD